TCAGACAAAGTACCATCTGTATTTACGGTTGTCCCTAAAATTACTGCTATATCAGCCGATTTCCCTTCGTCTTTATTTCCATCAATGATGGTGTAGATGATGTGTATGCTGAACCATAAAAAAAGAAGAATACTGAAAAATCTTATTATTTTTTTATAGTTCATGAGGTATATCAAATTATGAATAACTTATCCTTTCAGTTAGCTTATTTTTCATTCTTACTTTCATTTAAAAATCCCTCAAGAGCATTTAAATAATACGTTTCAATATCAATTATCCTTATAGAGTTAAATTCAAAATTTTCTTCTCCTAAAAATATGCCTTTTGTACTCAACTTATTTATTCTAAATGATTTTTCATTTATTTTAGTAATTACTCCAATAATACAATATTCACTACTTTCAAATTCAAATGCAACTAATTTTGAAGTATTTAAAAAGCTTGAAAGTAAACTTTGATAACTTTCAAGTAGTAAATCGGAAAAGGAATCGGATATTTCCTCATCATACCTCATCTTAATTATCTTATAATCAATCACTTCTTTAGATACTTCTACTACTTTCTTTATATATTTTTTATTAATAAAAGAATATCCGTCTAATACATAATCTACAAGATTATGATTCACTAAAACCCATTGATTTCCTTCTTTTATTTTAACACCTGTAATCAACTTTGGCCTTCTACTAATTTTTACGTCTATCAGTTCCATAATATATTTTTGAATCACTTTTTCTCTTAGCGTTTTTCTTATTTAAACCAGGTTTAAATCATTTTGGCAAGAAATCAAGTGCAAAAATAGAAGAATACTTAATGAGTTTGATGCTACTATAGGTTTAAAACACCTATACACGAATTATTTACTATTTTTTATAAACTACTGTAAAACCCTGCATCCTTTCTAAGAGAACAAAGTGCACACATACGTCAAACTCCAAAATACATTTATCGAATCATATCAATCAAATTCTCATTCATAACTGTCATATACTTTTTTCGTATTGCCTTATCTATAACAAAAAACAATCTTTGGCTTGTTATAATCAACTTATGAAAATGCATTAAATACTAAATACTAATTTTTTTTTAATAAGTGCCTCTGCAAGTTTCTTCATAAACTTTAGGTTTAGTTAATACAAAATAAAGCCCGGAGGCACTTTAAAAAACGTTCGATTAAAAATTCACAGTTATATATAATTACACACAGAATAGAATGAAGAATAAAAGAATATTAAGGTAAGAACAGCTGCTTGCGTAATTTTTTTCAGATTAGTTTATTTTGATTAACAGCAATTATAACTTATAAAAAATGAAGAGCAGCTTTCTTTAACTACTATAAAGTGCTTCCCTGCTTTTTCATGGTTTAGTTTTATGAATATGGGAAGTACTTTTTAAATAATTACGACCAAACACTTTGGAAGATAAAGACCTCTTATAATCAACAACGGGATTTACCATACGGGGGTATAGATTTAAATTTCGTTAGTTGGAGTCAAAATTATAAGAGTTCGGGCTAAGATGTTAAGGTTGCTCTCCGAACATTTTTCATAAAAAGATTTTAATCATCATAGTTTATTAAATGGAAAATTATTGCGTTATACAGAGTCAAAAAAATTGGAGAGCGCCTTACTTTTTAGCATAAGACTCAATGAAAAAGAAAAATACGCCATACGGATATGAGCCACATCATTCTGTTATGGCTTTTATATATACTAAAAATTTCAACAATATAGCGCTGTGATAGCGCCTGTTTAACTTTAATCAAATATACTTAGAATGAAAAATTTTACTCAACCCCATCGGAAGAAATTCCGAACCAAGCAATGGCTCACATTGCTGTATTGTATGGGCATGGGCATTTTTCTGTATGCCTACTCAGGACCAGAAATGCTACAGCCTCAAAAAACAACTGCTACAGCAGGTACACTAGCCTATTGTACACCAGCAGGAACAGGAACCAGCTACTTTATTAAGGACTTTACCACTACAGGTGGTTTTCTTAACATTATAAATACTAACTCCGGAATAGGAAGCGGAGGTTATTCAAATGCTACTACAAAAATTGTACGTCAGTCAGCCGGAGGTTCATTTGAATTTTCGGCAGTCTATAGCTCAGGAACTTATGGCTTAGCCATATGGATTGATTGGAATGGCAATACAACTTTTGAAGCTTCAGAAAGAATTTTTAACACAACATCATACGGATCTTCTGCTACAGGAACAATTACAATTCCAGCAGGTACTGCCAATGGTAGCTACCGTATGAGAGTCCTGGCTGACTTCAACAAGTCGAATCCGGACAATCCATGCGGTTTCAATTCAGGAAACGGCGAAGCAGAAGATTATACTTTAGAAGTTGGCGACCCGCCAACATGTATCCCGCCAACAGCTCTTGGTGCCGGAAACGTTACATTTAATTCAGCTCAACTTTCATGGATGAGTGAAGGATTCCTATTCGATGTAGAATACGGTCCTTCAGGTTTTGCATTAGGTAGCGGTACACTTGCTTCATCTGTGGCAAATCCGTATACTCCTGGCGGACTTACAGCAAATACGATGTATCAGTTTTATGTACGTACTGATTGTGGAGGCGGCGATAAAAGCATATGGTCTGGCCCATATAGCTTTTATACAGGCTATTGTCTTCCGGTTGCTACCTCTACAAGTTACTTTATAAAAGATTTTGTAACAACAGGTGGAATAAGCAATATCAACAATACTAATTCCGGTATTGGAGCAGGCGGTTATACCAACAATTCTGGCAACGCTTCTATGAAAGTAAGTTACTTCGAAGGTGGCTCAGTCAACTTCAGTGCAGTTTACAGTGGTGGTTCCGGTTTTGCTATTTGGGTAGACTGGAACAATAACATGTCATTCGACACTGATGAAAGAGTATTCAATACTACGGCGTATGGTTCTTCGTCTACAGGAAGTATTGCCGTTCCTGCCGGAACTCCTGTGGGTAACTACAGAATGAGAATCCGCATGGATTATAATAACAACAACCCTTCTGATGCCTGCGGATTCAACTCAGGTAACGGAGAAGCAGAAGATTATACTTTTGAAGTAATACCAACACCTTCTTGCTTGCCTCCAACAGACCTTGGAGCAGGAAATGTGACCTTTACATCGGCACAATTTTCCTGGTTGGGCGACGGGACTGTATTTGACGTAGAATATGGACCTGCAGGATTTACCAGAGGTACAGGAATTATGGCTTCTTCTGTTGGAAACCCATATGATGTTACAGCACTGACTCCTGAAACTTCCTACGAATACTATGTGCGTAAAAGTTGCGGAGCAGAAAACAAAAGTGCGTGGGCAGGACCTTTCCGCTTCTATACAGGCTACTGTGTTCCGACTGCAACATCTACAAGCTATTTAATAAAAGATTTTACTACTACGGGTGCAATCACCAATATCAATAACGTAAATTCAGGTATTGGAACTGGTGGTTATTCAAACCATACTACGATGAAGGTAAGACACTACGAAACCGGAGTTGTTAACTTTAGCGCAGCTTACAGCGGCAGTTCAGGTTTCGCAATGTGGATTGACTGGAACAAAAACATGGCTTTTGATGCCGACGAAAGGGTATATAATACGACTTCCTATGGCTCATCTTCAACAGGAAGCTTTACTATTCCTGCCGGAACGCCTGTTGGCGAATACCGCTTAAGAATCCGTATGGATTATAACAATAGTAATCCTTCAAATGCATGTTCGTTTAACTCCGGAAATGGAGAAGCAGAAGACTATACTCTTGAAGTAGTTACACCTCCAACATGTATGCCTCCAACAGAATTAGGAGCTGGAAATATAGTATATACAACAGCACAATTTTCATGGACGAGCGAAGGAACCGTATTTGACGTTGAATATGGACCTGCAGGTTTCACGCAAGGAACCGGAACTATCGTTTCTTCTGTTGCTAATCCATACAATGCTACAGGATTAACACCAGATACTGCATACCACTACTATGTGCGTAGAGATTGCGGTGCGGGCGATAAGAGTCCATGGGCAGGACCTTTCCGTTTCTTTACCGGGCCATGTAAGCCTGTGGCAAATACGACAAGTTATTTTGTAAAGAACTTTACAACAACTGGCGGCTTTATAAACATCAACAATCTGAATACAGGTTTTGGTACCGGAGGTTACTCCAACTATACAGCCATGAAAGTACAACAATTTACAGGCGGAACTGTAAACTTTAGCGCTGCATACAGCAGCGGTTCCGGATTTTCAATCTGGATTGACTGGAACAACAACATGACCTTTGAGGCTTCGGAAAAAGTATTCAACACTACAGCCTATGGTTCAGCTGCTACCGGAACTATTACTGTTCCTGCTGGCACACCTCTGGGCAACTACAGAATGAGAATAATGATGGATAACAATACAAGTAATCCAAACAACCCTTGTGAATTTGTTGAATATGAAGATTGGGATTGGGGTGATGTATACTATAGCGGTGAGGCAGAAGACTATACTTTTGAAGTAACTACTCCTCCAAGCTGTATGCCTCCAACAGAATTGGGTGCCGGAAATATGACTTTTACAACGGCACAGCTTTCCTGGATGGGTGAAGGAACCGTATTTGATGTGGAATATGGTCCTACAGGTTTCACGCAAGGAACAGGAACACTAATGTCTTCTGTAGGAAATCCTTATGATGCTACAGGATTAACATCAGATACTAATTATCAATACTATGTGCGTAGAGATTGTGGTTCCGGAGATAAGAGTCCATGGGCTGGACCATTTAGTTTCAGAACCGGATACTGTCTTCCTGCTGCTACATCTACTTCTTACTTTATCAGAGATTTCTCTACTACAGAAGGATATGTAAATATTAGCAATACAGGTACTGCAATAGGAACCGGAGGTTATTCCAACTTCTCAACCTTAAAAGTACAGCAATCTGAAGGCAGAACAATCAATTTTAGCGCAGCATACAGCGGTGGTTCCGGTTTTGCTATCTGGGTAGATTGGAACAAAAACATGGCTTTTGATACTGACGAAAGAGTATTCAATACTACAGCGTATGGTGCATCATCTACAGGAACCATTACTGTTCCCGCCGGAACTCCAATAGGAAGCTACAGAATGAGAATCCGTATGGACTACAACAACAGCAGTCCTTCAGACGCTTGTGGATTTAATTCAGGAAATGGAGAAGCAGAAGATTATACACTTGAAGTAATTGCTGTGCCATCTTGTATACCTCCAACAAATCTAAACATTGCAAGTATGACTCCAACAACGGCACTTCTTGCCTGGACGAGCGACGGAACATTGTTTGATGTTGAATACGGACCAAATGGATTTACACAAGGCACAGGAACTACACGTACCGGTGTAACAAGCCCATACAGTGTTACAGATTTAACTGCAGATACTGCTTACCAGTTCTATGTGCGTAAAGACTGTGGTTCCGGAGACAAGAGCCTTTGGGCTGGACCATTCCGTTTCACAACGGCATATTGTACGCCAACCGCTACCTCAACAAGCTACTATATTAATAGCTTTACAACTACCGGTGGTGCGACAAACATCAGCAATACAAATACAAGTATAGGAACAGGCGGTTATTCCAACCACACTACTATGAAAGTACAACAATATGAAGGTGCTTCTGTAGATTTCAGTGCGGCTTATAGCAGTGGTTCCGGTTTTGCTATCTGGATTGACTGGAACAACAACATGACTTTTGAAGCTTCTGAAAGAGTATTCAACACTACTGCATATGGTGCTGCTGCTACTGGAACTATTACTGTTCCGGCGTTGACACCTGTAGGAAACTACAGAATGAGAATCCGTATGGATTTTAATAACAACAGTCCATCTGATGCTTGTTCGTTTAATTCAGGAAATGGTGAAGCAGAAGATTATACTTTTGAAGTTATCACTCCACCATCCTGCCCTGCTCCAACAGGAGGAACAGCCGGAAATCTTACAATTGCAACTGCACAGCTATCATGGGTAAGTGCCGGAACTTTGTTTGACGTTGAATATGGACCTAGAGGATTTACACAAGGTGCAGGAACTATGGCTTCGGGAGTACCTAACCAACACACCATTTCAGGACTTTCAGCCAATACTGCTTATCAATTCTATGTACGCAGAGATTGTGGTTCCGGAGACAAGAGCACATGGGCTGGACCATTTGCATTCAGAACTGCTTGCGGAACACAAACAGTTCCTTATCTGATTGATTTTGAAGATGCAACTACGCCTGCATTGCCAGCTTGTACTTCAAGTCAAAATGCCGGAACGGGTAACAATTGGAAAACAGACAATATCAACAGAGGTGGATTCAACTCTAAAGTACTGAATTACAGCTATAACTCTTCTAATCCGGCCAATGCATGGTTCTATAGTAATGGTGTACAACTGGAAGCGGGAACTAACTATACGCTGAAATTCCAATATGCTAACAGCGGTAATACTACTTATGTAGAAAGTGTGAAAGT
The sequence above is drawn from the Flavobacterium lindanitolerans genome and encodes:
- a CDS encoding GEVED domain-containing protein; this encodes MKNFTQPHRKKFRTKQWLTLLYCMGMGIFLYAYSGPEMLQPQKTTATAGTLAYCTPAGTGTSYFIKDFTTTGGFLNIINTNSGIGSGGYSNATTKIVRQSAGGSFEFSAVYSSGTYGLAIWIDWNGNTTFEASERIFNTTSYGSSATGTITIPAGTANGSYRMRVLADFNKSNPDNPCGFNSGNGEAEDYTLEVGDPPTCIPPTALGAGNVTFNSAQLSWMSEGFLFDVEYGPSGFALGSGTLASSVANPYTPGGLTANTMYQFYVRTDCGGGDKSIWSGPYSFYTGYCLPVATSTSYFIKDFVTTGGISNINNTNSGIGAGGYTNNSGNASMKVSYFEGGSVNFSAVYSGGSGFAIWVDWNNNMSFDTDERVFNTTAYGSSSTGSIAVPAGTPVGNYRMRIRMDYNNNNPSDACGFNSGNGEAEDYTFEVIPTPSCLPPTDLGAGNVTFTSAQFSWLGDGTVFDVEYGPAGFTRGTGIMASSVGNPYDVTALTPETSYEYYVRKSCGAENKSAWAGPFRFYTGYCVPTATSTSYLIKDFTTTGAITNINNVNSGIGTGGYSNHTTMKVRHYETGVVNFSAAYSGSSGFAMWIDWNKNMAFDADERVYNTTSYGSSSTGSFTIPAGTPVGEYRLRIRMDYNNSNPSNACSFNSGNGEAEDYTLEVVTPPTCMPPTELGAGNIVYTTAQFSWTSEGTVFDVEYGPAGFTQGTGTIVSSVANPYNATGLTPDTAYHYYVRRDCGAGDKSPWAGPFRFFTGPCKPVANTTSYFVKNFTTTGGFININNLNTGFGTGGYSNYTAMKVQQFTGGTVNFSAAYSSGSGFSIWIDWNNNMTFEASEKVFNTTAYGSAATGTITVPAGTPLGNYRMRIMMDNNTSNPNNPCEFVEYEDWDWGDVYYSGEAEDYTFEVTTPPSCMPPTELGAGNMTFTTAQLSWMGEGTVFDVEYGPTGFTQGTGTLMSSVGNPYDATGLTSDTNYQYYVRRDCGSGDKSPWAGPFSFRTGYCLPAATSTSYFIRDFSTTEGYVNISNTGTAIGTGGYSNFSTLKVQQSEGRTINFSAAYSGGSGFAIWVDWNKNMAFDTDERVFNTTAYGASSTGTITVPAGTPIGSYRMRIRMDYNNSSPSDACGFNSGNGEAEDYTLEVIAVPSCIPPTNLNIASMTPTTALLAWTSDGTLFDVEYGPNGFTQGTGTTRTGVTSPYSVTDLTADTAYQFYVRKDCGSGDKSLWAGPFRFTTAYCTPTATSTSYYINSFTTTGGATNISNTNTSIGTGGYSNHTTMKVQQYEGASVDFSAAYSSGSGFAIWIDWNNNMTFEASERVFNTTAYGAAATGTITVPALTPVGNYRMRIRMDFNNNSPSDACSFNSGNGEAEDYTFEVITPPSCPAPTGGTAGNLTIATAQLSWVSAGTLFDVEYGPRGFTQGAGTMASGVPNQHTISGLSANTAYQFYVRRDCGSGDKSTWAGPFAFRTACGTQTVPYLIDFEDATTPALPACTSSQNAGTGNNWKTDNINRGGFNSKVLNYSYNSSNPANAWFYSNGVQLEAGTNYTLKFQYANSGNTTYVESVKVNIGTAADFNAMTRNLADYPSIVNDSQLESSTTFTVETSGIYYIGFNAYSITNRAQIYIDNISLDVALSNPDFDATSFKAYPNPVKNILNLSYDKNISDVAVFNLIGQQVMTRTINNDKGQIDMSGLPAGTYMVKVTADNAVKTIKIIKQD